Proteins found in one Bacillus subtilis subsp. subtilis str. 168 genomic segment:
- the rttN gene encoding putative ribonuclease toxin (Evidence 3: Putative function from multiple computational evidences; PubMedId: 22200572; Product type e: enzyme), giving the protein MSKVFESKSLIEEAKSRKKQYETLEEQLNTLKKAFQGVADLGDNFKGNGADNIKDFFQGQAEIVDSWLTLVSAQIAFLNGISGDIKDQELNDSYVETSFLDHELPNGDLKASEIVSAHKEEIDSILSGISDIIDLDMYTLDDYADKMGDAQKIRRDTITAVDKLDESLTTEYQNLESLDNAVLTKYSVLMQATSNGKSASPMYYDKKAFHSNEVYKSVIEVENQGTTYIDAKTQQAEARRLQEKAEEEANKPWYEKTWDGVCNFTGEVTGYYDYKRATEGVDPVTGEKLSTAERVTAGAMAAAGFIPVVGWAGRAFKGGKAIYKTGKAAIAAEHALDAYKTGKSLDILKMTEMGAYGLVASNGFSEAVTGRDMFGNKVSEEKRKQGALEAITIIGGAGLAHYFDRLYQKNAPYVNKVSNESLISNIAKTTEEKQTRLQYLRNKHGVLSKEDLHHRINLRAEVLNELSRIKSSGLTKKQRGPAVAGVLDKKTGNYYFGINNIDGKPPKVLHPLIHDRIVNMPTELKEGYIKTSGAGSHAEVNALNEALLQRPDADLKDLMVYVVSARKINKKMPEGVPMPRCPHCEYITQNTNYIPEALKYGK; this is encoded by the coding sequence ATGAGTAAAGTATTTGAATCAAAATCTTTAATCGAAGAAGCGAAGAGCAGAAAAAAGCAATATGAGACGCTTGAAGAGCAGCTGAATACGCTGAAAAAAGCGTTTCAGGGAGTTGCCGATTTAGGCGATAATTTTAAAGGAAATGGCGCGGACAATATTAAAGATTTTTTTCAGGGACAGGCAGAAATCGTAGACAGCTGGCTGACGCTTGTCTCTGCTCAAATTGCGTTTTTAAACGGCATTTCAGGAGATATTAAAGATCAAGAACTGAATGATTCATATGTGGAAACTTCTTTTTTGGATCATGAGCTGCCCAATGGAGACCTGAAAGCCTCAGAGATTGTCTCCGCTCATAAAGAAGAAATCGATTCTATTTTGTCAGGCATCAGCGATATTATTGATCTCGACATGTACACGCTTGACGACTATGCAGATAAGATGGGCGATGCCCAAAAAATCAGACGTGATACAATCACAGCTGTCGATAAGCTTGATGAATCCCTGACCACTGAATATCAAAATTTAGAATCTCTGGACAACGCAGTGCTCACCAAATATTCTGTTCTCATGCAGGCCACCAGCAATGGGAAGAGCGCATCCCCTATGTACTATGACAAAAAAGCCTTCCACAGCAATGAAGTCTACAAAAGCGTCATTGAAGTAGAAAATCAAGGAACAACCTATATCGATGCAAAAACCCAGCAAGCAGAAGCAAGACGGCTCCAGGAAAAAGCCGAGGAAGAAGCAAACAAACCGTGGTACGAAAAAACATGGGATGGAGTTTGCAACTTTACTGGAGAAGTCACTGGCTATTATGATTATAAAAGAGCAACCGAAGGCGTTGATCCGGTTACCGGAGAAAAACTCTCCACCGCGGAGCGTGTGACAGCAGGAGCTATGGCCGCTGCCGGATTCATACCAGTCGTCGGCTGGGCAGGCCGGGCCTTCAAAGGCGGAAAAGCCATCTACAAAACCGGAAAAGCAGCTATCGCTGCTGAACACGCATTAGACGCCTACAAAACAGGCAAATCCTTAGACATTCTCAAAATGACAGAAATGGGCGCATACGGCCTTGTTGCGTCAAACGGATTCTCAGAAGCTGTCACAGGCCGGGATATGTTCGGAAACAAAGTGTCTGAGGAGAAGCGGAAGCAAGGGGCGCTGGAAGCTATTACTATTATTGGTGGAGCAGGATTGGCACACTACTTTGATCGGTTGTACCAAAAAAATGCTCCATATGTCAATAAAGTGAGTAATGAAAGCCTTATTAGCAATATTGCTAAGACTACTGAAGAAAAACAAACTAGGCTTCAATATTTAAGAAATAAGCATGGTGTATTGTCTAAAGAAGATCTTCACCATCGAATAAATCTAAGGGCAGAAGTACTAAACGAACTTAGTAGAATTAAATCTTCTGGTCTAACTAAAAAACAAAGAGGCCCTGCGGTAGCTGGTGTATTGGACAAAAAAACAGGCAATTATTATTTTGGAATAAACAATATAGATGGGAAGCCACCTAAGGTACTACATCCACTTATTCATGATAGAATTGTAAATATGCCTACAGAACTTAAAGAAGGTTATATAAAGACGTCAGGGGCGGGTTCTCATGCCGAAGTTAATGCTCTAAATGAAGCGTTACTTCAAAGACCTGATGCGGATTTAAAAGATTTAATGGTATATGTAGTAAGTGCTAGGAAAATAAATAAAAAGATGCCAGAAGGTGTCCCAATGCCTAGATGTCCACATTGTGAATATATAACTCAAAATACAAATTATATACCGGAGGCTTTAAAGTATGGAAAATGA
- the nfi gene encoding endonuclease V (Evidence 1a: Function from experimental evidences in the studied strain; PubMedId: 1692969, 22056936, 27530626; Product type e: enzyme), translated as MKVFDVHKFDMKKEQDFLQVQFNLKNRINLSPTIHPDSINTCAGVDLAYWEQDGEPYGVCCIIVIDADTKEVIEKVHSMGRISVPYVSGFLAFRELPLIIEAAKKLETEPDVFLFDGNGYLHYNHMGVATHAAFFLGKPTIGIAKTYLKIKGCDFVTPEIEVGAYTDIIIDGEVYGRALRTRRDVKPIFLSCGNYIDLDSSYQITMSLINQESRLPIPVRLADLETHVLRTFYQKNHV; from the coding sequence ATGAAGGTATTTGATGTGCATAAATTTGATATGAAAAAGGAACAAGACTTTTTACAAGTGCAATTTAACCTTAAAAATCGTATCAACCTATCCCCCACGATCCATCCAGACTCCATCAACACCTGCGCAGGCGTCGACCTGGCCTATTGGGAGCAGGATGGAGAACCATACGGAGTGTGCTGTATTATCGTAATTGACGCTGATACAAAAGAAGTCATTGAAAAAGTGCACAGCATGGGGAGAATCAGCGTGCCGTATGTTTCCGGTTTTCTTGCGTTTCGCGAGCTGCCCTTGATCATCGAGGCGGCGAAAAAGCTGGAGACGGAGCCGGATGTCTTCTTGTTTGATGGCAACGGATATCTGCATTACAATCATATGGGCGTTGCCACCCATGCGGCTTTTTTTCTGGGCAAGCCGACGATTGGGATAGCGAAAACCTATCTCAAAATCAAAGGCTGCGATTTCGTGACGCCTGAAATTGAAGTAGGCGCATACACCGATATTATCATTGACGGCGAGGTATATGGACGGGCGCTGCGAACGCGGCGGGACGTGAAGCCTATTTTCTTGTCTTGCGGTAATTATATTGATTTAGACAGCAGCTATCAGATCACGATGAGCTTGATCAATCAAGAAAGCAGGCTGCCGATCCCTGTCCGCCTGGCTGACCTTGAGACGCATGTTTTGCGAACGTTTTATCAGAAAAATCACGTGTAA
- the ywqM gene encoding putative transcriptional regulator (LysR family) (Evidence 3: Putative function from multiple computational evidences; Product type r: regulator) — translation MELKQLITFITAAEHVNFTLTAKMLNYAQSSVTSQIKSLEEEIGTPLFERLGKRLILTEAGKTFKSYAQKIIALTEEAKMATNQVRETTGTLKIGATESQCTYRLPPIIKEFKQAFPQVKLIFKPYISNEQAKEQLLQGQLDITFILDVNRMEDALHVESLIQDEIKMVAANDHPFPADLPVTLKDLQNETLLLTEDGCSYRTLFENNLHDSGIYPNKLEFVSIEAIKQCVMAGLGIGILPEMTVKDDIAAGRMKELNWQSDCPVFTQLAWHKDKWMSAPLKAFIDLTRKTFK, via the coding sequence GTGGAATTGAAGCAGCTGATCACCTTTATTACGGCGGCTGAACATGTAAACTTCACCCTAACCGCCAAAATGCTTAATTATGCACAATCAAGCGTTACCTCTCAGATCAAATCACTTGAAGAAGAAATCGGAACGCCTTTATTTGAACGGCTCGGCAAGCGGCTTATCTTGACAGAAGCAGGAAAAACGTTCAAATCTTATGCACAGAAGATCATTGCGTTAACAGAAGAAGCGAAAATGGCCACAAATCAAGTAAGAGAAACAACCGGAACCTTAAAAATCGGGGCGACGGAAAGCCAGTGCACATACCGCCTGCCCCCTATCATAAAAGAATTTAAACAGGCTTTTCCCCAAGTAAAGCTCATATTCAAACCATATATCTCCAATGAACAAGCGAAAGAACAGCTCTTACAGGGCCAGCTTGATATCACCTTCATCTTGGATGTAAACCGGATGGAAGACGCACTGCACGTTGAATCTTTGATTCAGGATGAGATCAAAATGGTGGCTGCTAATGACCATCCTTTTCCTGCGGATTTACCAGTAACATTGAAGGATCTTCAAAACGAAACTCTTCTGCTGACAGAGGACGGCTGCTCGTACCGCACGCTCTTTGAGAACAATTTGCATGACTCCGGTATCTATCCTAACAAATTGGAATTCGTCAGCATAGAAGCCATCAAACAATGCGTGATGGCCGGACTTGGGATTGGAATCTTGCCTGAAATGACAGTAAAAGATGATATTGCAGCAGGCCGGATGAAAGAACTCAATTGGCAGAGCGATTGCCCCGTTTTCACTCAATTAGCATGGCATAAGGACAAGTGGATGTCTGCGCCATTAAAGGCTTTTATCGATTTGACACGGAAAACATTCAAATAA
- the uglF gene encoding UDP-glucose dehydrogenase (Evidence 1a: Function from experimental evidences in the studied strain; PubMedId: 12970183, 15741737, 15866923, 16415592; Product type e: enzyme), with the protein MNITVIGTGYVGLVTGVSLSEIGHHVTCIDIDAHKIDEMRKGISPIFEPGLEELMRKNTADGRLNFETSYEKGLAQADIIFIAVGTPQKSDGHANLEQITDAAKRIAKHVKRDTVVVTKSTVPVGTNDLINGLITEHLAEPVSISVASNPEFLREGSAIYDTFHGDRIVIGTADEKTANTLEELFRPFQIPIYQTDIRSAEMIKYASNAFLATKISFINEISNICEKVGADIEAVAYGMGQDKRIGSQFLKAGIGYGGSCFPKDTNALVQIAGNVEHDFELLKSVIKVNNNQQAMLVDKALNRLGGVTGKTIALLGLSFKPNTDDMREAPSIVIADRLAALDARIRAYDPIAVSHAKHVLPQAVEYKETIEEAVKGSDAVMILTDWADIKQFPLAAYQDLMETPLIFDGRNCYTLDEALAAGVEYYSVGRKAVVPSGAIQ; encoded by the coding sequence ATGAATATAACAGTCATCGGAACAGGCTATGTCGGTCTTGTGACAGGTGTTTCTCTTTCTGAGATTGGACATCATGTAACCTGCATTGATATTGACGCTCACAAGATTGATGAAATGAGAAAGGGCATTTCCCCCATATTTGAACCAGGTCTTGAAGAGCTGATGAGAAAAAATACAGCTGATGGACGGCTGAACTTTGAAACGAGCTATGAGAAAGGCTTGGCACAGGCAGACATCATTTTTATAGCGGTCGGCACACCGCAGAAAAGCGACGGGCACGCCAATCTGGAGCAAATTACAGATGCGGCCAAACGCATCGCAAAGCATGTCAAACGAGATACAGTCGTGGTAACGAAAAGCACAGTGCCCGTTGGGACAAACGATTTGATTAATGGACTGATTACTGAACATCTAGCGGAGCCTGTCAGTATTTCGGTCGCATCCAATCCGGAATTTTTGCGTGAGGGGTCGGCGATCTATGATACCTTTCATGGTGACAGGATCGTGATCGGGACGGCCGATGAGAAAACAGCAAATACGCTGGAGGAGCTCTTCCGTCCGTTTCAAATCCCGATTTACCAAACGGATATCAGAAGCGCCGAGATGATCAAATATGCCTCAAATGCTTTTCTGGCCACTAAGATCAGTTTTATAAACGAAATTTCGAATATATGTGAAAAGGTCGGCGCCGATATTGAAGCAGTCGCATACGGGATGGGACAGGATAAGCGGATCGGGAGCCAGTTTTTAAAAGCGGGCATAGGCTACGGCGGCTCTTGTTTTCCAAAGGACACAAACGCCCTCGTGCAAATTGCCGGCAATGTCGAGCATGATTTTGAACTGCTGAAATCCGTTATCAAAGTCAACAACAATCAGCAGGCGATGCTGGTTGATAAAGCGCTGAACAGGCTCGGTGGGGTGACGGGAAAAACGATTGCCCTTTTAGGCCTGTCATTTAAACCGAATACCGACGATATGAGAGAAGCGCCGTCAATTGTTATTGCAGACCGTCTCGCTGCGCTCGACGCCCGTATCAGAGCCTACGATCCCATTGCAGTTAGCCATGCAAAGCATGTTCTCCCGCAAGCTGTTGAATATAAAGAGACGATCGAGGAAGCTGTCAAAGGGTCTGACGCCGTCATGATTTTAACCGACTGGGCTGACATTAAACAATTCCCGTTAGCGGCTTATCAGGATTTGATGGAAACGCCGCTCATATTTGACGGCAGAAACTGCTACACATTGGATGAGGCTTTGGCTGCAGGAGTGGAGTATTATTCTGTCGGACGGAAGGCGGTTGTTCCGTCAGGTGCAATTCAATAG
- the ywqI gene encoding hypothetical protein (Evidence 4: Unknown function but conserved in other organisms), whose protein sequence is MSEIKLKYDTVIKTLDSVKDALADVSIGAAGSNGKNSLDYTKKYHEREENIKTMLGDYKKAVQKNIEDTKDNVDSLKEQDEAIAVK, encoded by the coding sequence ATGTCAGAAATTAAGCTGAAGTACGACACAGTCATCAAAACATTAGATTCTGTCAAAGATGCGCTTGCTGACGTATCAATCGGCGCCGCAGGATCCAACGGAAAAAACAGCCTCGATTATACGAAAAAATACCATGAGCGTGAGGAGAACATCAAAACCATGCTCGGAGATTACAAAAAAGCGGTACAGAAAAATATCGAGGATACAAAGGATAACGTAGATTCACTCAAAGAGCAGGACGAGGCGATAGCGGTAAAATAG
- a CDS encoding hypothetical protein (Evidence 5: Unknown function): MTKSDMADQMKNINMNNKLSAERGRSTTSASFKCLYNYDIR, encoded by the coding sequence ATGACAAAATCAGACATGGCCGACCAGATGAAGAACATAAACATGAACAATAAGCTCAGCGCCGAAAGAGGCAGATCAACAACATCTGCCTCTTTCAAGTGCCTTTATAACTATGACATTAGGTGA
- the chrB gene encoding chromate transporter subunit N (Evidence 1a: Function from experimental evidences in the studied strain; PubMedId: 15849754, 16850406, 23989926; Product type t: transporter), translating to MKNHPYRDMTAAMVRTGILGFGGGPSVIPLIRHEAVNKYKWIDDDEFGEILAIANALPGPIATKMAAYLGFKLKGTLGAIVAILAHILPTCLAMVGLFAAVNVLSHSAIVAGMIGAVTPVIAVMLGIMAYEFGQKALKGFGWVTGILFFIIAFIGLQTLQINPGLVIIIFLAYGAFHFKLKDKITNKHSKDKGMSAS from the coding sequence ATGAAAAACCATCCTTATCGGGATATGACGGCCGCAATGGTTCGCACCGGCATATTAGGGTTCGGCGGCGGACCTTCCGTGATTCCGCTGATCCGCCATGAAGCGGTCAATAAATATAAATGGATTGACGATGATGAATTCGGAGAAATATTAGCAATCGCTAATGCGCTTCCCGGACCGATTGCCACCAAAATGGCTGCTTATCTGGGCTTTAAGCTAAAAGGCACATTAGGTGCAATTGTGGCGATCCTCGCCCACATTCTGCCTACATGTCTTGCGATGGTGGGCTTGTTTGCGGCTGTAAATGTGTTAAGCCATTCAGCAATTGTTGCAGGTATGATTGGTGCCGTCACGCCGGTAATTGCGGTCATGCTCGGAATCATGGCGTACGAGTTTGGCCAAAAAGCGCTTAAAGGTTTCGGCTGGGTTACCGGCATCCTGTTTTTTATCATCGCTTTTATCGGCCTGCAAACTTTACAGATTAATCCCGGCCTGGTCATTATCATTTTCTTAGCTTACGGGGCGTTTCATTTTAAACTGAAAGACAAAATCACAAATAAACATTCAAAAGATAAAGGAATGTCAGCCTCATGA
- the ywqN gene encoding putative oxidoreductase (Evidence 3: Putative function from multiple computational evidences; Product type e: enzyme) gives MKIAVINGGTRSGGNTDVLAEKAVQGFDAEHIYLQKYPIQPIEDLRHAQGGFRPVQDDYDSIIERILQCHILIFATPIYWFGMSGTLKLFIDRWSQTLRDPRFPDFKQQMSVKQAYVIAVGGDNPKIKGLPLIQQFEHIFHFMGMSFKGYVLGEGNRPGDILRDHQALSAASRLLKRSDAI, from the coding sequence ATGAAAATTGCGGTTATTAACGGCGGAACTCGGTCTGGCGGAAATACGGATGTTCTTGCGGAGAAGGCTGTTCAAGGATTCGATGCGGAGCACATTTATTTGCAGAAATATCCAATTCAACCAATTGAAGATCTGCGTCACGCCCAAGGCGGCTTTCGTCCTGTTCAAGATGACTACGATTCTATCATTGAACGGATATTGCAGTGCCATATTCTTATATTCGCCACCCCAATTTATTGGTTTGGCATGTCAGGGACATTAAAGCTGTTTATTGATCGCTGGTCACAGACGTTGAGAGATCCGAGATTTCCTGATTTTAAACAGCAAATGTCAGTGAAACAGGCATATGTAATAGCAGTGGGCGGAGACAATCCAAAAATAAAAGGGCTGCCGCTGATTCAGCAATTCGAACATATTTTTCATTTTATGGGAATGTCCTTTAAAGGCTATGTGCTGGGAGAAGGCAATCGTCCAGGCGATATTCTTCGTGATCATCAGGCGCTGTCCGCTGCGAGCCGCTTACTGAAAAGAAGCGATGCGATATGA
- the ywqH gene encoding hypothetical protein (Evidence 4: Unknown function but conserved in other organisms; PubMedId: 15101989), translating into MGYESMLADIKSSLNGKISDVEDKIEKLKKAKKDIDTLQEEAITEIKEIVKPELGKHWTGTKADDFDKGREEAKSEASKIVNDKYNEYMASINGKIFDLEWDKAKYASELFIANGAADLLKKGEEFAEEVGNTISKLKWW; encoded by the coding sequence ATGGGTTATGAAAGTATGCTAGCGGATATCAAAAGTTCGCTCAACGGAAAAATTTCAGACGTGGAAGACAAGATCGAAAAGCTGAAAAAAGCAAAAAAGGACATAGACACACTGCAAGAAGAGGCAATCACTGAAATCAAAGAAATTGTGAAACCGGAATTGGGCAAGCATTGGACGGGAACAAAAGCCGATGATTTCGACAAGGGAAGAGAAGAGGCGAAATCGGAAGCATCTAAGATTGTGAATGATAAATATAACGAGTATATGGCTTCGATTAACGGGAAAATTTTTGATCTTGAATGGGATAAAGCTAAATATGCATCGGAATTGTTCATAGCAAATGGTGCAGCAGATCTTCTTAAAAAGGGAGAAGAGTTCGCGGAAGAAGTCGGAAATACAATTAGTAAACTAAAATGGTGGTGA
- the chrA gene encoding chromate transporter subunit C (Evidence 1a: Function from experimental evidences in the studied strain; PubMedId: 15849754, 16850406, 23989926; Product type t: transporter), whose amino-acid sequence MISIYLFMAFFIANLLGYGGGPASIPLMFEEVVNRYSWLSNDQFSNMLALANALPGPIATKIAAYVGYSAGGWPGFLIALIATVVPSALALIVLLRIIQRFRQSPVIKGMTLSVQPVIAVMMLILTWQIGADGIKAIGWVQSIVITGISLLAMTKFKMHPAFLIIAAFLYGGLVIPYL is encoded by the coding sequence ATGATATCGATCTATTTATTTATGGCGTTTTTTATCGCAAACCTACTGGGATATGGCGGCGGACCTGCGTCTATCCCGCTAATGTTTGAAGAAGTCGTAAACAGATACAGCTGGCTCTCAAACGATCAATTCTCAAATATGCTCGCACTTGCGAACGCATTGCCGGGCCCGATCGCCACGAAAATCGCTGCGTATGTCGGCTACAGCGCAGGCGGGTGGCCCGGCTTCCTAATTGCCCTGATCGCAACCGTCGTACCGTCGGCGCTCGCATTGATCGTCCTGCTGCGCATCATCCAGCGCTTCCGCCAATCACCTGTCATCAAAGGCATGACGCTGTCCGTCCAGCCTGTCATCGCGGTCATGATGCTCATTCTTACCTGGCAAATCGGCGCAGACGGCATCAAAGCGATCGGCTGGGTCCAATCGATCGTGATTACGGGAATTTCGCTCCTTGCCATGACAAAATTCAAAATGCATCCGGCATTTTTGATTATTGCGGCGTTTTTATATGGGGGCCTTGTGATCCCTTATTTATAG
- the ywqG gene encoding hypothetical protein (Evidence 4: Unknown function but conserved in other organisms): MNHLPEKMRPYRDLLEKSAKEYVKLNVRKGKTGRYDSKIAGDPYFPKHETYPTDENGQPMKLLAQINFSHIPQLDGYPSSGILQFYISVHDDVYGLNFDDRCEQKNFRVIYFENIVENDDELVSDFSFIGTGECDFPILSEAAVEPVKSSEWVLPTDFQFEQYTGMETMEFFGQFGEDEEDIYNELAENGFGHKIGGYASFTQHDPREYAYKEHTIMLLQIDSDDDIDSMWGDVGIANFFITPEDLRKKDFSNVLYNWDCS; encoded by the coding sequence ATGAATCATCTGCCCGAAAAAATGAGACCGTACCGCGACTTGCTGGAGAAATCAGCGAAAGAATACGTGAAACTGAATGTGAGAAAGGGGAAAACAGGACGATATGACAGCAAAATTGCCGGTGATCCCTATTTCCCCAAGCATGAAACATATCCGACTGACGAAAATGGACAGCCGATGAAACTTCTGGCGCAGATTAATTTCTCGCACATTCCCCAGCTTGACGGCTACCCTTCTTCAGGTATCCTGCAGTTCTACATTTCTGTTCATGATGACGTCTATGGATTGAATTTTGACGATCGATGTGAACAAAAGAATTTCAGAGTGATCTATTTTGAAAATATCGTAGAAAACGATGACGAGCTTGTTTCTGATTTTTCATTTATTGGCACAGGCGAATGTGATTTTCCGATTTTATCAGAAGCGGCAGTCGAGCCTGTGAAATCTTCGGAATGGGTGCTGCCTACAGATTTTCAATTTGAGCAGTATACGGGCATGGAAACAATGGAGTTCTTTGGTCAGTTCGGCGAGGATGAAGAAGACATTTATAATGAACTGGCTGAAAACGGATTTGGCCATAAAATTGGCGGATACGCTTCTTTTACCCAGCATGATCCCCGGGAATACGCATATAAAGAACACACCATCATGCTGTTACAAATTGATTCAGACGATGATATCGATTCAATGTGGGGAGACGTCGGCATCGCCAATTTTTTCATCACACCTGAAGATCTAAGGAAAAAAGACTTTTCAAACGTTCTGTACAACTGGGACTGCAGCTAA
- the ywqO gene encoding hypothetical protein (Evidence 4: Unknown function but conserved in other organisms) produces the protein MKFLLSVIAGLLILALYLFWKVQPPVWIQVETNSSQLKQSVRMAGTTLQVKHMIKSDAGEETAVISNGISGLK, from the coding sequence ATGAAGTTTTTGCTGTCGGTCATTGCTGGCTTGCTGATTCTTGCACTCTATTTATTTTGGAAGGTCCAGCCTCCTGTTTGGATACAAGTTGAAACCAATTCGTCCCAGTTGAAGCAATCTGTGAGAATGGCAGGAACCACGCTGCAAGTCAAGCACATGATCAAGAGTGACGCAGGAGAAGAAACAGCTGTCATATCAAACGGCATTTCTGGGCTAAAATAA
- the rttO gene encoding putative ribonuclease antitoxin (Evidence 3: Putative function from multiple computational evidences; PubMedId: 22200572; Product type e: enzyme), producing MENEYDMKSIKEKGVDFEDLWFSSVSDEILDNPEDENGQPFTGLAYELYPNGQIIYFTKYKNGLAHGLTCEFYENGNKKSEKEYRYGQLHGISIIWFENGRKKSEQQYEHSILISEKNWDEEGNLLNKYEIDTDSPHFEILESRRETHINLGRE from the coding sequence ATGGAAAATGAATATGATATGAAGAGTATAAAAGAAAAGGGAGTGGACTTTGAGGATTTATGGTTCTCTTCGGTAAGTGATGAGATTTTAGATAATCCTGAAGACGAAAATGGCCAGCCGTTTACAGGGCTGGCTTACGAATTATATCCAAATGGTCAAATCATCTATTTTACTAAATATAAGAATGGTCTGGCCCATGGTTTAACATGTGAATTTTATGAAAACGGGAATAAAAAAAGTGAAAAAGAATACCGATATGGGCAATTGCACGGTATAAGCATAATTTGGTTTGAAAATGGCAGGAAAAAAAGTGAGCAACAGTATGAGCATTCCATACTAATTTCTGAAAAGAATTGGGATGAAGAAGGCAATCTATTAAATAAGTACGAGATAGATACAGATAGTCCTCATTTTGAAATACTAGAATCGAGAAGAGAGACTCACATTAATTTAGGTCGAGAGTGA